One genomic region from Haloprofundus salinisoli encodes:
- a CDS encoding DUF7518 family protein, whose product MSNRVEELESQVSELRAAVDGLTEELVETKERLRQLEAATDAEPTVQSYAGAETTDEASAPAPESEAEEAKSTEEKAQESESESDESDIIVA is encoded by the coding sequence ATGAGTAATCGGGTGGAGGAACTCGAATCCCAAGTGTCGGAACTGAGAGCCGCCGTCGACGGCCTCACCGAAGAGCTCGTCGAGACGAAGGAGCGACTGCGCCAGTTGGAGGCGGCGACCGACGCCGAACCGACCGTCCAGTCGTACGCCGGCGCCGAGACGACCGACGAGGCCTCTGCGCCCGCACCGGAATCGGAGGCCGAAGAAGCTAAATCCACCGAGGAGAAGGCTCAAGAAAGCGAGTCGGAATCCGACGAAAGCGACATCATCGTCGCCTGA